The genomic segment TTAAATGAAAGCGTAAATTGATTGAACAATAAATCAATTTCAAGTGTATATATTCGAATGGCCAAAAGGGAAAGcaatattaaactcaaaagtgaAGCTTCCCTGCAGCGTTTCTTAAATATATGAAGTAAAGAAAACTAAATGATTATACCTCCAGATAAAATGGAACTGAAGACCAATTAAAGTATTATGCATCAACAGTCTGGAAATGGTTATTGTTCGGCTGTAAATAACAAATAGTTAATTAAGTGACAATCGATGTCAGTTTAGTTAGATAACTCCAGGCTGTTGAGGTGTAACAGTCGGTCTAGTTAGCAACAAGTTAGGTGGCATTGATTTCCCAGGCCTGAGAACCTACATATATATGAATATAACCAAATAACTGAGAATAAAGAAATAATTATCCTTAAAAATGAACATTGTGACCAGTAAACTCTAACTCTGCGGGGCTTATTAGCGGAAATTTCATaagaaaaatttgaaagagtgcCCCTGAGGAACACGTTGTTTTAACAAAAgatacctcaaaaactttatAGTTGCAGAAATAAGCTGTCTCAGATCATCTGATTAAGATGATCAAACTTTATGCAGCGCATAATTTGAAAATGATGCACACTGATACTGTGCACAAGCTGCACCTGAATCTAAGAGTGAGGATGAGACTAAGAGAGGAAGAAAACTGGCTTCGACAAAGTAGGGAAGAACACCCAAAAGTTATTACTTCCTCATACATATCTCCCCATTCAAATATACCTATAAATAATGTTGCATTCCCGAAATGGCAATTTTTCTTTCTAAAGCGTGTTTGCCTAAGAGTAATGAATTCAAGTCCACTAACTCTTTTCCATCACCTCTGTGGTGAAACTATACATATATCCCAAGCTGTTATCACTTCAAGCTCATTTCGAAAGCATATATCCAATAACCACTACGTGTGGGTGAAAAATGTTTTCCTAGGCACACATGGGGATTAATGAGTGAGAGATGAACAAAAAAAAGTAAAGACGGGCGTTATACAAGCAATCTGATTGAATAAACAAAGACGTACATGTGTATGCTGACAGCAATCAATTATGAGGTGAAATGTTCAAAGAGAAGCATAATGTACCGATTCAATGAAACACTTCACCCTAtttttacatttaatttaaacataaaAATGTATACTAAAAGTTAGTTCTATTGAATCCTTTTTTCAGCAAGTCAATGCAAATTTGCAAAATGTAATGACGCCTCAAACTCTTCTTGCCTTGAATACAGTACTTCATTTCATAGTTatataattcaaataaaatcaTCCCATAAATGGCAGGCAAATCTAAGTCCCTTACGCTAAACATCTGTTTACTGAACCTCATTACCATGTAAATGACCAATCCCAACCTCAAACACCCATTAATCGAAAACAAATCAGcaaacataatcataaatccACCAACATTGCCAGACAAAAATACTATTAAAGAGTGAAACAGATatactgtagtagcccgaatgccgaattgggtaattaacggattaatggtgattaatcatgatcggaaggtccgaagatggttcggaagcaccgaagagttcggaaggtccgaagtgagttcggtggatccgatcatgaggtgtcaagagcagctggacacgtgcatgttcggacggtccgaagtgtatgatcggaggatccgatcatgagctgtcaagagccagtggacacgtagcgttcggacgttccgaagtggtgttcggaggatccgaacatggcctataaatagtggtcggatttcctcattttgactcgccaattcagagaatcccatagcatttcagtcgtttctgacaggttctagtcttgttccgagatttgggcactagcggggagctgctggtcttgtagcagagctgtgctctagttgggagctagcagcatcagcgggctagcgacggacgaaggtttggaattttatcagtatttatctcaggattatctagttaagtctggtagataagtttagtgatggttttcacttgatgaataggcttggattagacctgttgtctggttgttccagtggattaggattgctgtgatagaggtacgaaagtactatccgagatatcctggttgagtatacattcatatatgtgttgcatgagtatgtggtgcattgatatatgtcatatgatgcatgttattatgtcacgtttattactgcacgttgcatttcatgttgagccgtattctcctttgagatagcctttactgttgagctgtatctctttcgagataagctatatcttggggccgctcagccctgtcttgtggacgcatggacaccgagagtacacagtggccgacgggtcgggagggcttcggtggtccgggacattttaggtccacgtctgtcttgtagtggatgcagtgacccagaggttggaccgcgcggcactatccacttggcgcctctagactgagcattgttgagatccttttgtgattcctgtttcttgactaccccggtatcatgatcatagcatgtgcatttcatataggtctgtatactcatacttttgtactgggcgttcttatcgctcacgtcctcggttttgtttatcttggacaccccattctctcggggcaggtctcaggttggatggttccggaggagcaggaggaggacgttgagtagccggttggtttagtttcggtatcatttgattcgatatggttgtaccagatattctttaccttattttgagttgttctagagttcgtttgggttgtataactatcatttgttagttgtttccgcttttatctctgattagtaattattaagttaattgcatgcttagttttcaattagtaggtgattctggaacgggtcactacatttatggtatcagagcatgcgtaggattttgggatatagattttgttttgggatttccgttgaccatttttccctattctatcttgtagcgatggctgaccattttgatgacgggagtagtcaggggagtgtaggtcgatggggtgaccaagatgatcataggcgtcaccatgagcatcgtcatcgtcgggatggtcctaggcgtttcgatatgcatcgtttcatgcagatggggcctaagcctttagttggcggtgagactcccgatgatgcggaggattggttagagcgcatggagagttgtttccgcgcattccagtgcaccgatgagcagaagatggagacccttagttttcttattgagggccgtgctcgcaggtggtggcgatcgacttctgcgccgatagttcagtctcagggtagagcgacttgggccgatttccgtgcagcgttcatgcagctgtactttcctccagcccttcgccaggccaagacgattgagctcttgaacctgaaacaggggagtatgtctgttgatgagtatcagcagaaattctttgagttattacccttcgctcctcatatcagtggcagttctgaggccaagtatgatcatttcctccagggccttaatcaggagatctttgatcgagtcactgtctgtgataatcctacttcgtacgatgggttggtgaaccggtgtcgtcaagcagagatcagtctccagcgtggtagggctattctttcttctagacctccgagtactttgaggcctcgatctcagtcgttcaagaaatctggttcgtcttcttctggatctagatctcgatctagcggtgttttccgctttggtaagaagaaggagtcttgtgcgcattgtgggaagaaccatccatcggagcaatgccgagtagccgcaggagcttgttatcagtgcggagagatggggcatattaagaagaattgtcctcagttgcgaggtggagcaggatctggttctggatctcaggcgactgttcagcagaggaggcagggtcaggcagtgggtagttcgaatcttcgacctcgtgcccaaggtcaagtttttgcgttgaaccaggatcaggctgcagacgagaccgagagagtcatagcaggtactttttgtttatgcggtattcctgcttttgttcttatagataccggagcatctcattcattcatttctgcacgattcgttaaacgtcataagttaccgtatgtttctctagacgtcattttttctgtttctaccccgatgggtcattcggttttagccaagcgtctagtgatgggttgtcctttagattttgagggtaacgagttgactgcgaatcttatgattctggagatggaagattttgattgtattttgggtatagacattttgactacctaccgagctactgtggattgttaccagaagcttgttcagtttcgtacgactgagagctctagttggtttttctatggtgagggagcgcgacctccgatgccagtagtatctgctctgaaagcctgtcgtgctttagaggcgggcggggaaggctacctcatctatgcaattgatacgtccacaggtagtgttggtatagaggatattccagtggtttgtgaatttcctgatgtatttccagaagagattcctggttttcctccggttagagaggtggagtttggcattgagttaatgccagggactgcaccgatttctcgtgccccctatcgtctggctccgtcagagatgagagagctgaagcagcaattgcaggatcttcttgataagggttatattcgcccgagtgtttcgccttggggagctccagtcttgtttgtcaagaagaaggatggatcgatgcggttgtgcattgattatcgccagctgaatcgggtgacgatcaaaaacaagtacccattaccccgtattgatgacttgttcgatcagcttcagggtacttctgtttactccaagatcgacttgcgatcaggttatcatcagatgagagtcagagatgatgatatttccaagactgcatttcgtactcgttatgggcattacgagtttctagttatgccattcggattgacgaatgcgccagcggtgttcatgaatctgatgaaccgagtcttccgagattttctggatcagtttgtggtggttttcattgacgatatcttgatctattctcatagtgtggaagagcatgtccagcacttgaggattgtgttgcagattcttcgcgagaagcaattgtatgctaagctgagtaagtgcgagttctggattgatcgtgtagtattccttggtcatgtgatttccaaggaaggaatttctgtggatcccagcaagattgaggcagtgctaaattggtcacgacctacgacggtggctgagatccgtagttttctaggtctagcagggtattatcgtcgcttcatcgtgaatttctcccaggtagctagacctttgacgcaacttactcggaaggatgttccatttgagtggtcatctgagtgcgaagatagtttcagagagcttcgtcgacttctgacttctgcacctgttttggcgttaccgtcaggatctgatggtttcagtgtttacaccgatgcctcttctcaaggcttagggtgtgtgttgacgcaaaacggtcatgtgattgcttatgcgtccagacagctgaaatctcacgaggagaagtatcctactcatgatctagagttggcagctattgtgttcgcgctgaagatttggcgtcattacttgtacggggttaagtttgaaatctttactgatcataagagtctgaaatatctgttcactcaggctgagttgaacatgaggcaacgtcgttggatggatttgctgaaagattatgactgcgagatcaaataccatccaggatctgcaaatctcacagctgatgctcttagtcgcaaagtgagagtttctgcacttcagatcagtgctatgattagtactattcaggattgttgttcgttgggatttaatttcaaacatcggaaaggtatggagagcattcgtgttgctaccattttatctgagccagccttgttcgctcggattcgagatgctcagatgtctgatctcaagactcagagattagctcggttagcgggtggagatagcggtttccattatcagtctaatggtcttctgtgtttgtttaatcgagttgtagtaccagaagatgataatttgagggaggagatcttatctcatgctcatcgaagtaagttgagtattcatccaggaagtaataagatgtataaagacttgaggacacgattttggtggaaagggatgaagcgcagtgtttatcagtttgtttccaagtgtcttgtttgtcaacaggttaaggcagagcaccgtcgacctggaggattattgttgaatctacctattcctgaatggaagtgggagcatatcgcgatggatttcattactcacttgccattatcgtcgaggaatagtgacgctatttgggtagtggtggatcgactcaccaagtctgctcattttctgtcttataaccgggatttcactttcgatcgtatggctcgattgtacattcaggagattgtacgtttgcatggagtgcctgtcagtattgtcagtgacagagatcctcgttttacctcacggttttggggtagtttccagtcagttttgggtactacactgagtctgagtactgcttatcatccggagactgacggtcagtcagagaggactatccgtacgcttgaggatatgttgcgagcctgtgttatggatttcggacccgcttggcaggatcatttgcctttgattgagttcgcgtacaacaacagctaccatcgtagtattggtatggcaccatttgaggcgttgtatgggcgacgttgtcgtactcctttattctgggacgaagttggtgaacgacatgttgagggaccggagttagtccagcaggctattgataaagttgcagtaatcaagaagaggattaagattgcccaggatcgacaggctagttatgcgaacaccaagcggcgacctctttatttccagccaggtgagaaagtgtttctccgagtttcgccttttcgcaggattttgagatttggtctcaagggtaagctatctccgagattcattggtccttttgagattctagaatgtgtgggagatttagcttacaggttagcattacctccgtatttgtccggtattcatgatgtgttccacgtatctttgttgagacgatacgtagcagatgagtctcacatcttgcatccctctgaagttcaacttgaatcagatttgtcttacgtggagcgaccagttcagattctcgatcgcaaagacaaggtgttgcggaataagatcattcctcttgtcttagtacagtggcagcgcagaggcactgaagaagccacttgggagttagagagtcgtatgcgttcagaacatccagagctcttttgagttgtgctttgtatatgtttgtgttttttttcaattgtaatcgagagatcagttgtattcaacaacaattgagatataatagcgatgttgttatttcgttttgttcattctctaagcctgatttcgaggacgaaatcttttaagggggggagaatgtagtagcccgaatgccgaattgggtaattaacggattaatggtgattaatcatgatcggaaggtccgaagatggttcggaagcaccgaagagttcggaaggtccgaagtgagttcggtggatccgatcatgaggtgtcaagagcagctggacacgtgcatgttcggacggtccgaagtgtatgatcggaggatccgatcatgagctgtcaagagccagtggacacgtagcgttcggacgttccgaagtggtgttcggaggatccgaacatggcctataaatagtggtcggatttcctcattttgactcgccaattcagagaatcccatagcatttcagtcgtttctgacaggttctagtcttgttccgagatttgggcactagcggggagctgctggtcttgtagcagagctgtgctctagttgggagctagcagcatcagcgggctagcgacggacgaaggtttggaattttatcagtatttatctcaggattatctagttaagtctggtagataagtttagtgatggttttcacttgatgaataggcttggattagacctgttgtctggttgttccagtggattaggattgctgtgatagaggtacgaaagtactatccgagatatcctggttgagtatacattcatatatgtgttgcatgagtatgtggtgcattgatatatgtcatatgatgcatgttattatgtcacgtttattactgcacgttgcatttcatgttgagccgtattctcctttgagatagcctttactgttgagctgtatctctttcgagataagctatatcttggggccgctcagccctgtcttgtggacgcatggacaccgagagtacacagtggccgacgggtcgggagggcttcggtggtccgggacattttaggtccacgtctgtcttgtagtggatgcagtgacccagaggttggaccgcgcggcactatccacttggcgcctctagactgagcattgttgagatccttttgtgattcctgtttcttgactaccccggtatcatgatcatagcatgtgcatttcatataggtctgtatactcatacttttgtactgggcgttcttatcgctcacgtcctcggttttgtttatcttggacaccccattctctcggggcaggtctcaggttggatggttccggaggagcaggaggaggacgttgagtagccggttggtttagtttcggtatcatttgattcgatatggttgtaccagatattctttaccttattttgagttgttctagagttcgtttgggttgtataactatcatttgttagttgtttccgcttttatctctgattagtaattattaagttaattgcatgcttagttttcaattagtaggtgattctggaacgggtcactacatataCCTTCGAGATTATATCTTTGGCGAGACCAAGATGGGCTTGACAGTGCTTGCAACTATACAAATTCCCTTCAAGGTAAATCAGAAATACCCTCCCCATTGTAAGAATCCTCTCTTCTTAGCAACAATCAATTCTTcctttggaaaaaaaaaaaagatgaaaatACAAGTAATCCCCAGCAACAAATCACTACGAAAGACGGTAAAATACCCGAAAAGTGCAGAAAACGCAAGAGCATTATTCAATAAAGTAGAATTTGCCATGAAAATACATTGGAGGAGGCCAGATGAAGAAGATTGATGTTGATCTCACCTACTCAAAAGTGCAGCGGTTAAAGGAAAAAAGGCCCAAGCGAATCGATGTGATGAGAATCATGGATACGTATTTATAGTAGTGTGCGCGCGTTGCCTGGAGAGGAGATTGAAGAATTTTAATATGTTTGGGAAACatgtttatattaaaaaatttcggTGTTGCATATATACGTTtgaaaatcttttttttttgggacaAATCAGGTTTAAAtcttaattttaatatattatctGAGACATGTTTCGAGCTTGGTCGAAGTTCCAATATTATGTATTAAATTGCTCGGAGTTAACCACTTATAACTTTCACTGACCCAAATTTCATCATTATGTGTTATCTatctataattaaattattcatAAAATTTGCGCTCCAAATATTAATTCGCGAGCAACTTTAAATAACTAGACATGTAGGGTCAAGAATCATTAATATGATGACCCAAAAATCGATTGTTCTTAGCTAGAGTACGTTGTAGTTCTACTTATATAAATTGTAGTTCAATAAAAATCTCTCATGCCCCATCTAagaagagtgggtctcatgtgagaccgtctcacagatcttaatctGCGCGATGGATCAATCCTaccccatattcacaataaaaagtaatacgtttagcataaaaaaaataatattttttcatgaataacccaaattagatatctgtctcacaaatacgacccgtgagaccgtctcatacaagtttttgtcatccaaggaaaaaaaaacaaaacaaaataaatggtgtttatTTATCAATTATTAAGGTGCTAttattcattaattaattttttttgtttgtgtgCTTTTTGCTAGTTTTTTTAAAAGGTCCTATTACGTgtgtgttttttaaaaaaaattaaaaaaatagccttcttctatttattttattggactatttatagaaaaataaaaaattcagtCTATTAAATTGGCCACAATTTCCTCTAATTTTTAACATTATcacaaataattatatattctgATATTACTTTATTTTCATCATGTATGTAATAATATATATTCTCTGATCTATTTAGAATAAAGAATGTAGAGTTATGTTGTAGGTGTTTcagtataatttttttaaatttattttacttTTTGCGTATGCTTCTGCTGCGTGGCTTCTAATTCCATTATGAACGGCCTTCCACATCAATATTTTCACCTTACTCTGGAATTTTCAAATGCCATAAGTTTCGAAATAAGAATGTACTATCCTCAGCCTTCCCTCGACTGCTCTTCACCTAATGATTCATAGCTAAATGACAGAGTAAATGCCATTTTTATTGTAATTCCAAATGGTAACATCATCACCAGTCACAGCAGTCACCGGGATTCGTCGGAGTTCATCGTGATCAATCTGCCAGAGTACATCCTCCCTCAATCTTCGGCCAGTTCCAATTCCCCGAGTCTGAAGTTAAATCACTAACCCGAAAGTTAGTATTGAGCAGTGTTAGCCTGGTAATAGGCAAGAAAGATAATTGGCGCATGAGCCATGCATGGATCATGAAACACATGATGACATGAACACTCCAGCCGGATCCAATACGCCACCGCGTCCCCTTCTCGAGTAATTCGCGACCCCAAATTAAAGAAGGCTACGCCATATATAGGAAGGTCGATGATCCAAACGAACTTTCAAGAAGGAGGCATTAGGAAAATATTTTGGCCTAAAGATATTAAATAAGCAATAATAGCTTACTGTGTGTTTTTTCCAAATAAAAAATGTGGTCGacttatttaaaataacttaaataaaataataatcaagAAATAAAACCAGATAAGTTGGAGAAGAACCAAACCTTTTAAAATTCCAACTTTCAAATCAATGAGAAGTTGATCTACAAAATCCTACAAGAGAAACATAGTTTTAACGCAGCATTTTTCACCCTAAAGAGGACGctaaatttcattaattttctttttattttttatttttttaataaaattatttgtttttaataattattaataatatataaataataatttaaaacttattttattaatttaaaaattatatattaaaacataaaaaattaattataattattcattAATTTTACAAGTAAATATTTAGTTACTGATTTTCATAATTTTCGTATATTAattcatattatatataatttaattatataataatttaacttatattatataattaaattataaacttaaatattattctttaaatttattaataatatgattatatgaatcataattaaaaatgtattaaataaaaataataattaatatatgtaaaataaagAGAATAATTCGAGAATATTCTTTTTGGTTTAAGATTAATTGAAGTAAATAAGTTGGAGATGAATGTTGTATTTGGTGtataaatcaaactattttaatgtaaaattaCACCAAAATAGATTGAGTGtatcttatgtgagaccgtctcacggatcaaaatctgtgagacgggtcaactctacccatattcacaataaaaagtaatactcttagcataaaaagtaatactttttcatgggtgacccaaataagatatccgtctcacagatacgacccgtgagaccgtctcacacaagtttttgcgaAATAGATTTTATGGTTGGAGATGACCTAACAATGCACAATCAAAAATAAAACGATCAACACTTGGGATGACAACTTTCCCCACGGGTTTGGAGCCCGCGGGGAAAACCCGAATTCGGGTTTGgggattttttttaattcccGATGTAATTCGGGGTAGATATGAGATTACTATTCCCATCTCCGAAATCTCCGAATTCGTCCCGaaaataatactaataataataaaataatagtattatattaatatataataataataataataataatattttttaaaatattaataatcttcttattattaatattgatattgatattaatattagtattatctctaataataataacaattgaTTTGAGAAAATCTCCGTAATCATCATCGTCTcgtcatattaatatttttgaaacggagATGGGGACGGAGATGGGAAGTTGATCCCCAAGCGAGGATCGGGCCGGGGATGGGGGTGGGGATGGAATTCGGGGATGTGGATGGTAATGAAAAACCCGTCCCCACCCTGACCCATTGTCATCCCTAATCAACACTTGAAatgatatattaaaatatatccaAGTCTAAGCTAATTACAATTTTCTAATTCTTAAAATTGTTCGATATTCTTTATTGTTCTGCAAAGGTTAATGGAAGAATGTGTAACAcgctttttttttgtttgtgctAAATGTAAAATGATTGATATAGTATTATACAAGTGATAAAAAAATCGAACTTTTTTACAATTATGTGTTGCGGTTTATTTCTTCAAACTTATCACACCACCATTTATATGGTGCGTTTTCAAAAAAAGTTTGAATTGTGATACAACATATTAAATGTGGGGAATTTCTTTGttggagtaggtctcatgtgagaccgtctcacggatctcaatctgtgagatgggtcaaccctacacatattcacaataaaaagtaatactcttagcataaaaagtaatactttttaatggattatccaaataaagacccgtctcacaagatacgacccgtaagaccgtctcacacaagtttttgcctcttTGTTGAGGTTATAGGAAATTTCACTTTGAGAAAAATTAATATTAGTCATATTTATGTTAAATCTCAGAATATTATATTTTGAGATATAATATGATACGATAACATAGTGTTttctataaataataaaattttaattcaaagaaaaaaattgaaaacaaaaaaaagtaTTCGAAGGCAAAAAATCCGAATTCCTTACTGCAACAAACCAGTCGTCCACAATTTACTCAATAAACCGGATAAGAAGAAGATAAGGCCGACCCTCCCACAACCCTCAGATGGATTCACCCCCTCAATCCAACGGCCCCCATCCCTCCACCCTATATCTCCATCACTCACACTTGTGCTCTATAACCCAACCAAATACCACGTACTACTTCATTGCCACACGCTCAAATCTGGTTAACTTTTTTTCTTTGGTCCTTAACCATGGCCTCCGCCACATCATCCTTCATAGGGACCTGTATACCGGACGTCCATTCTGGCCCTGGCCGCGTCCAGGCACGCTTTGGTTTCGGGAAGAAGAAAGCTCCCAAGAAATCAGCATCAAAGCCCGTTACCGACCGACCGTTGTGGTATCCCGGGGTCAAGGCTCCGGATTATCTCGACGGTACCCTCATCGGTGACTACGGCTTTGATCCGTTCGGTTTGGGCAAGCCGGCTGAGTACTTGCAGTTTGATTTGGACTCACTCGACCAGAACCTGGCAAAGAACAACCCCGGGGATATTATCGGAAGCAGAACTGAGGCTGACGACGTGAAGTCCACGCCATTCCAACCTTACAGCGAGGTTTTTGGACTGCAGAGATTCAGGGAATGCGAGCTCATCCATGGCAGGTGGGCCATGTTGGCGACTCTCGGAGCCCTGACTGTCG from the Primulina eburnea isolate SZY01 chromosome 3, ASM2296580v1, whole genome shotgun sequence genome contains:
- the LOC140825605 gene encoding chlorophyll a-b binding protein CP29.1, chloroplastic-like produces the protein MASATSSFIGTCIPDVHSGPGRVQARFGFGKKKAPKKSASKPVTDRPLWYPGVKAPDYLDGTLIGDYGFDPFGLGKPAEYLQFDLDSLDQNLAKNNPGDIIGSRTEADDVKSTPFQPYSEVFGLQRFRECELIHGRWAMLATLGALTVEWLTGITWQDAGKVELVEGSSYLGQALPFSMSTLIWIELLVIGYIEFQRNGELDPEKRLYPGGSYFDPLGLAADPEKKATLQLAEIKHARLAMVGFLGFAVQAAATGKGPLNNWATHLSDPLHTTIFDTFGFFS